One genomic segment of Lampris incognitus isolate fLamInc1 chromosome 2, fLamInc1.hap2, whole genome shotgun sequence includes these proteins:
- the apcdd1l gene encoding protein APCDD1-like — protein MNQRAAIFAESRTWIFAGSRTRILALALTEILDAAGCVVLQKGRSRTRIFAESITRILVLALTEILAAAALTAGSGSKLWEVPTASFSSPSNHSDSLPWEPYCQYRHPQDGMTITADVPPRLEGTWVSTRCEVRPGPEFLTRSYTFHSSRQFRALQHYYTDSRCEDPAYSLTVRGKLRLRQASWITHGATEAEHNLSKVGLVVHSAVAMQKLAARLHPVCVGLARGQMVPGRLYELYNARVGRACLGALGFSMMEMGLVRVETTHHEHGGKVQELFLGDIHTDWTQRTRYRPTGYQQPLQNAMHHIHPCPVCALVYRSTEQRPPVLPRAPGLPLSLEGRWVSKRCETRPTVLFLTRDFTFDPDQHAWEGIYRHYSDPACSQPTFTLRASGHYAQGNPSIKVSGATEFVFKVTQVRVTALEESTAKLLNGTKPGSCGRAGGWEVGVEQDLTPTDGCTVLGIKLPHKEYELFKTELDRRRLPLLFIGERPTDGTSPDRPQRRPTSFQAPMVLCSNRETSPSYSYGSNSKQVWFEASGAKELAPLVLLVLGSALRSWLWAY, from the exons ATGAatcagcgcgccgccatctttgcTGAGAGCCGAACATGGATCTTTGCTGGGAGCAGAACACGGATCTTGGCCTTGGCGCTGACAGAGATCCTGGACGCTGCAGGATGTGTAGTCCTGCAGAAAGGCCGGAGCAGAACACGGATCTTTGCTGAGAGCATAACACGGATCTTGGTCTTGGCGCTGACAGAGATCCTGGCCGCAG CAGCGCTGACCGCCGGCTCAGGGAGTAAACTGTGGGAGGTCCCCACAGCCTCCTTCAGCTCCCCTTCCAACCACAGTGACAGCTTACCGTGGGAGCCTTACTGCCAGTACCGCCACCCACAGGACGGCATGACAATCACAGCAGACGTCCCGCCCAGGCTTGAGGGCACCTGGGTGTCAACGAG ATGCGAGGTTCGGCCGGGCCCGGAGTTCCTGACCCGCTCCTACACCTTCCACTCCAGCCGTCAGTTTCGGGCCCTGCAGCACTACTACACCGACAGTCGCTGTGAGGACCCTGCCTACTCCCTGACGGTCAGAGGGAAGCTGCGTCTACGCCAGGCGTCCTGGATTACCCACGGAGCCACCGAGGCCGAGCACAACCTCAGCAAGGTGGGCCTCGTGGTCCACAGTGCCGTGGCTATGCAGAAGCTTGCAGCCCGCCTGCATCCGGTCTGCGTGGGTCTGGCCCGGGGTCAAATGGTGCCGGGGAGGCTCTATGAACTTTACAACGCGCGGGTGGGGAGGGCCTGTCTGGGGGCTCTGGGCTTCTCCATGATGGAGATGGGTCTGGTCCGGGTGGAGACCACACACCACGAACACGGAGGGAAGGTCCAGGAACTGTTTCTGGGAGACATTCACACCGACTGGACACAGAGAACCCGCTACCGACCCACGGGGTACCAGCAGCCACTGCAGAATGCTATG CACCATATCCATCCCTGCCCTGTGTGCGCCCTGGTGTACCGCtccacagaacagcgccccccggTGTTGCCACGCGCTCCTGGACTGCCTTTATCTTTAGAAGGTCGCTGGGTCAGCAAGCGCTGCGAAACCCGGCCCACTGTCCTCTTCCTCACCCGGGACTTCACCTTTGACCCCGACCAGCACGCCTGGGAGGGGATCTATCGGCACTACTCGGACCCCGCCTGCTCTCAGCCGACCTTCACCCTGCGGGCCTCTGGCCACTACGCCCAGGGAAACCCCTCCATTAAGGTCTCCGGAGCGACTGAGTTTGTATTTAAAGTGACCCAGGTGAGAGTCACGGCCTTGGAGGAGTCTACCGCCAAGTTGCTGAATGGGACCAAACCAGGCAGCTGTGGCCGAGCCGGCGGCTGGGAGGTCGGGGTGGAGCAAGATTTGACCCCGACGGATGGCTGCACAGTGCTGGGCATCAAGTTACCCCATAAAGAGTACGAGCTCTTCAAAACAGAGCTGGACCGCAGGAGACTTCCGCTGCTGTTCATCGGAGAGCGGCCGACCGACGGCACGAGCCCGGATCGGCCTCAGAGGAGGCCCACTTCCTTTCAAGctcccatggtgctttgcagCAACAGGGAGACGTCGCCCTCGTACAGTTACGGATCAAACAGCAAGCAGGTCTGGTTTGAAGCCAGCGGGGCCAAGGAGTTAGCGCCGCTCGTGCTACTGGTTCTGGGATCCGCTCTTCGTAGCTGGCTGTGGGCATATTAA